One Glycocaulis abyssi DNA window includes the following coding sequences:
- the recA gene encoding recombinase RecA, translating into MASSAIRLVKDTDMDKSKALEAALTQIDRQFGKGSVMKLGARPNQNIEAVSTGSLGLDIALGVGGLPKGRIVEIYGPESSGKTTLALHCIAEAQKRGGVCAFVDAEHALDPVYARKLGVDVGELLVSQPDTGEQSLEITDTLVRSGAIDVLVIDSVAALTPRAELEGDMGDSLPGLQARLMSQALRKLTGSISKSNCLVIFINQIRMKIGVMFGNPETTTGGNALKFYSSVRLDIRRIGAIKDRDEVIGNQTRVKVVKNKVAPPFREVEFDILYGEGISRMGEVIDLGVKAGIIEKSGSWYSHDSERIGQGRENARKFLLDNPEISEKIENQIRANAGLIAEEMLVGPGEDDDLDDAAEAAG; encoded by the coding sequence ATGGCATCTTCCGCAATCCGACTGGTGAAAGACACCGATATGGACAAGTCCAAGGCTCTTGAAGCCGCACTCACGCAGATCGACCGGCAGTTCGGCAAGGGCTCCGTGATGAAGCTCGGCGCCCGCCCGAACCAGAATATCGAGGCGGTATCCACCGGCTCGCTGGGGCTGGACATCGCGTTGGGTGTGGGCGGCCTGCCCAAGGGGCGTATCGTGGAGATTTACGGGCCGGAGAGCTCCGGCAAAACCACGCTGGCGCTGCACTGCATTGCCGAGGCACAAAAGCGTGGCGGCGTGTGTGCGTTCGTTGACGCGGAACATGCGCTGGACCCGGTCTATGCCCGCAAGCTTGGCGTGGACGTGGGCGAGCTTCTGGTCTCCCAGCCCGATACCGGAGAGCAGTCACTGGAAATCACCGACACGCTGGTGCGCTCCGGTGCCATTGATGTGCTTGTGATCGACTCCGTTGCTGCCCTCACGCCGCGTGCCGAGCTGGAAGGCGATATGGGTGACAGCCTGCCGGGCCTGCAGGCGCGTCTGATGAGTCAGGCGCTGCGCAAGCTGACAGGGTCTATCTCGAAGTCCAATTGCCTCGTCATCTTCATCAACCAGATCCGCATGAAGATCGGTGTGATGTTCGGCAACCCGGAAACGACGACCGGCGGCAATGCCCTGAAATTCTACTCCTCGGTCCGTCTCGATATCCGCCGGATCGGCGCCATCAAGGATCGCGACGAGGTGATCGGTAACCAGACGCGCGTGAAAGTGGTCAAGAACAAGGTGGCACCGCCCTTCCGCGAGGTGGAGTTCGACATCCTCTATGGTGAAGGCATTTCGCGCATGGGCGAGGTGATTGATCTGGGCGTGAAAGCCGGGATCATCGAGAAGTCGGGTTCATGGTACTCGCACGACTCCGAGCGGATCGGTCAGGGCCGTGAGAATGCCCGCAAATTCCTGCTCGATAATCCCGAGATATCCGAAAAGATCGAGAACCAGATCCGCGCCAATGCGGGCCTTATCGCCGAGGAAATGCTCGTCGGTCCGGGCGAGGATGACGATCTGGACGATGCGGCGGAGGCGGCCGGATAG
- a CDS encoding response regulator, whose product MTDAPARTDKAAKANPKAEKARREPVSVREQSLPKERQSRITLLARTVFWISGLLALGAAGFSLIAASTAGWHGFVLLSGIAFVAFILMFALAAGESAARSLRIEPAVRPKADALVSAAIDAAGEPILITDARGRAVWANGAYRKLAKTVMPLTAGIALPAPDRLWPGSSGGALYRLSRAAASGEAARETLTALGESGGGVYSVCVDPVPQGGALWRFAEVRAGDTLEAEAGTPDWAEHAPVGLFLADGEGRVLAANATLRAWLDVPEGQALKVKDFLAGDMAKGFLKTRSEKGVVRLDARLLAREGVESPITLAVEWDEGRPARARAVVYGLTAAGTPPGVAQMIAQHTGGRTGRTFDDMFASAPFGVARLDGADPTSSIIEDANPALVQLSGGAALPGVAFEALFDWSHGDSADAAFATAMSGRSEPVALKLKSSGGVRDVHLFLSPARSGKRAAYVVDITALRELEGQYAQAQKLKAVGELVARVAHDFNNFLTAIRLNTDNLLLRHPVGDPTYPDLQNINGVVAQAAGRIKHLLAFARKQTLRVETVDLTETLADTVHLVRQSVEEWMRVEVRHGRDVPLVRIDKDELANALMNLATNARDAMASKGRGTLTISTEAVDAAAVRSAGAPDAKEGPWAAIHVTDEGSGMDEDTLAKIFEPFFTTKEPGKGTGLGLATVYGIVKQSGGFLFARSKQGAGTTFSIYLPGHTPDAEEIAKTEARKAEVPVQRKPADLAGRGRILLVEDEAPVRTITAATLKKRGYEVEQAEDGEEALEILEERPGEFDLIISDVVMPGLDGPGLLKAAADHLGNARVIFISGYAEEHFSHTLSADLDISFLPKPFSLEALAQRVKDELGR is encoded by the coding sequence ATGACTGACGCCCCCGCCCGTACCGACAAGGCCGCCAAGGCAAATCCGAAGGCCGAAAAAGCCCGGCGCGAGCCTGTTTCGGTGCGTGAGCAGTCGCTTCCCAAAGAGCGTCAGAGCCGGATCACGCTGCTGGCGCGTACGGTGTTCTGGATATCAGGCCTGCTGGCGCTGGGTGCGGCGGGCTTCTCGCTGATAGCCGCCTCCACGGCCGGCTGGCACGGATTTGTGCTGCTGTCGGGCATAGCCTTTGTGGCGTTCATCCTGATGTTTGCGCTGGCTGCCGGAGAGAGCGCTGCGCGTTCGCTTCGCATCGAACCGGCAGTGAGACCCAAAGCCGACGCGCTGGTCAGCGCCGCCATTGACGCGGCGGGCGAGCCGATACTCATCACCGATGCGCGCGGCCGCGCGGTCTGGGCGAATGGTGCCTACCGCAAGCTGGCAAAGACGGTGATGCCGCTGACGGCGGGCATTGCCCTGCCGGCGCCGGACCGTCTCTGGCCGGGCAGTTCGGGCGGGGCGCTCTATCGTCTGTCACGCGCAGCCGCATCAGGCGAGGCGGCGCGTGAAACCCTTACGGCGCTGGGCGAGTCCGGGGGCGGTGTGTACAGCGTATGTGTGGACCCCGTTCCCCAGGGCGGCGCCCTGTGGCGGTTTGCCGAAGTGCGGGCGGGCGACACGCTGGAAGCTGAAGCCGGCACGCCGGACTGGGCCGAACATGCGCCGGTGGGACTGTTCCTGGCCGATGGTGAGGGCCGTGTGCTGGCCGCAAATGCTACCTTGCGCGCCTGGCTTGACGTGCCGGAAGGGCAGGCATTGAAGGTGAAGGATTTCCTGGCCGGTGACATGGCCAAGGGCTTCCTGAAGACCCGTAGCGAGAAGGGCGTGGTGCGCCTTGATGCGCGCCTTCTCGCCCGGGAGGGTGTTGAAAGCCCGATCACGCTGGCGGTCGAATGGGATGAGGGGCGGCCTGCGCGGGCGCGCGCCGTGGTTTACGGGCTGACGGCTGCGGGCACGCCGCCTGGCGTCGCCCAGATGATCGCCCAGCACACGGGCGGGCGTACAGGCCGCACGTTCGACGACATGTTTGCCAGCGCGCCATTCGGCGTGGCCCGCCTGGACGGGGCAGACCCCACCAGCTCGATCATCGAGGATGCCAATCCGGCGCTGGTTCAGCTGTCGGGCGGGGCGGCCCTGCCGGGCGTGGCGTTTGAAGCCCTGTTCGACTGGAGCCATGGCGACAGCGCCGATGCCGCCTTTGCCACCGCCATGTCCGGGCGGAGCGAGCCGGTGGCCCTCAAGCTGAAATCTTCAGGCGGCGTGCGCGATGTGCACCTCTTCCTGTCGCCTGCGCGCTCCGGCAAGCGGGCCGCCTATGTGGTGGACATTACCGCGCTGCGCGAGCTGGAAGGCCAGTATGCACAGGCGCAGAAGCTGAAAGCCGTTGGCGAGCTGGTGGCGCGCGTCGCGCACGATTTCAACAATTTCCTGACCGCGATCCGGCTCAATACCGACAACCTCCTGCTGCGCCATCCGGTCGGCGACCCGACCTATCCTGATCTTCAGAACATTAATGGGGTGGTCGCGCAGGCTGCCGGGCGCATCAAGCACTTGCTTGCCTTCGCCCGCAAGCAGACCCTGCGCGTCGAAACGGTGGACCTGACCGAAACGCTGGCAGACACCGTGCATCTGGTGCGCCAGAGCGTGGAAGAATGGATGCGCGTGGAAGTGCGCCACGGCCGCGACGTGCCGCTGGTGCGCATCGACAAGGACGAGCTGGCAAACGCGCTGATGAACCTTGCCACCAATGCGCGCGATGCGATGGCCTCCAAAGGCCGGGGCACGCTGACCATATCTACCGAGGCGGTGGATGCCGCGGCGGTCCGGTCCGCCGGGGCACCCGACGCCAAGGAGGGCCCCTGGGCCGCAATCCACGTTACCGACGAAGGTTCGGGCATGGATGAGGATACGCTGGCCAAGATATTCGAGCCATTCTTCACGACGAAGGAGCCGGGCAAGGGCACAGGGCTTGGCCTCGCCACCGTGTATGGCATCGTAAAGCAATCTGGCGGTTTCCTGTTCGCGCGGTCAAAGCAGGGGGCGGGCACCACATTCTCGATCTACCTGCCCGGCCACACGCCAGATGCCGAGGAAATTGCCAAGACCGAGGCCCGCAAGGCCGAAGTGCCGGTTCAGCGCAAGCCTGCTGACCTCGCCGGACGCGGGCGCATCCTGCTGGTTGAGGATGAAGCGCCGGTACGCACCATCACCGCTGCGACCCTGAAAAAGCGTGGCTACGAGGTGGAACAGGCCGAGGATGGCGAGGAAGCGCTGGAAATTCTCGAAGAGCGTCCGGGCGAATTCGACCTGATCATATCTGATGTCGTGATGCCGGGGCTTGATGGCCCCGGACTTCTCAAGGCCGCTGCGGACCATCTCGGCAATGCCCGGGTGATCTTCATCTCCGGCTATGCCGAAGAACATTTCTCCCATACGCTCTCGGCCGATCTCGATATATCCTTCCTGCCCAAGCCCTTCAGCCTCGAGGCGCTGGCCCAGAGGGTGAAGGACGAGCTGGGGCGTTAA
- a CDS encoding VOC family protein yields the protein MSPLHQLLLADRRLPPAARSSEARVEHINLTASDPERTSAMLQAVFGWRERWRGLEPDGRIGLHVGGEHSYVALYPPRPPAKAEVWAKSRPLNHLGVEVRDLAAAENRVKAQGLKPYAHADYEPGQRFYFEDWDGIEYEVVSYA from the coding sequence ATGAGTCCACTGCACCAGCTTTTACTGGCAGACCGCCGCCTGCCACCTGCCGCCCGTTCCAGCGAAGCCCGTGTGGAACATATCAATCTCACCGCCTCTGACCCCGAACGCACTAGCGCCATGCTGCAAGCGGTCTTTGGCTGGCGCGAACGCTGGCGCGGCCTCGAACCCGACGGCCGCATCGGCCTGCATGTCGGCGGGGAACACAGCTATGTCGCGCTCTACCCGCCACGCCCGCCGGCAAAGGCGGAGGTGTGGGCGAAAAGCCGGCCCCTCAATCATCTGGGCGTCGAGGTGCGCGACCTTGCCGCCGCCGAAAACCGGGTGAAGGCGCAGGGCCTCAAACCCTACGCACACGCCGATTACGAGCCCGGTCAGCGCTTCTATTTCGAGGACTGGGACGGGATCGAGTACGAGGTGGTGAGCTATGCCTAG
- the flhB gene encoding flagellar biosynthesis protein FlhB yields the protein MAEGEDKSEKTEPPSQRKLDKAREKGDVPKSQEIPAWFILAAGLGVLAAFGPSMGAGLTRELSVFLSQPHELSLDNTGALTLTMAAVMKVLLVMGLAFGAIIAAALAGHFVQHGLIFTTSKLEPKLSKLNPVEGVKRILGPQGWVNFLKGLAKMTLVAIAITIVLWPRQSLLAGLPAVAPGQLLVLFREIAIQLMLAALAVFAIIALADYIFQRQQFYDRNKMSRREIRDEFKESEGDPMVRARLRQIRQERARKRMMAAVPDAAVVITNPTHYAVALKYEQGITAAPVCVAKGVEAVALKIREIAEEHGVPIVEDPPLARALHASVDLDEVIPPEHFAAVAKVIGYVLSLKKRR from the coding sequence ATGGCAGAAGGTGAAGACAAGAGCGAAAAGACCGAGCCGCCAAGCCAGCGAAAGCTGGACAAGGCACGCGAGAAAGGTGATGTCCCCAAATCTCAGGAAATCCCGGCCTGGTTCATCCTGGCGGCAGGGCTTGGCGTGCTGGCCGCATTCGGACCGTCCATGGGCGCGGGGCTGACACGCGAGCTGTCGGTCTTCCTGTCGCAACCCCACGAATTGTCGCTAGACAATACCGGTGCGCTGACACTCACCATGGCGGCGGTGATGAAAGTGTTGCTGGTCATGGGGCTGGCTTTTGGCGCAATCATTGCCGCGGCGCTGGCCGGCCATTTCGTGCAGCACGGGCTGATCTTCACCACATCGAAGCTTGAGCCCAAGCTCAGCAAGCTGAACCCGGTGGAGGGCGTGAAGCGCATTCTCGGCCCGCAAGGCTGGGTGAACTTCCTGAAAGGCCTTGCCAAGATGACACTGGTGGCTATCGCCATCACCATCGTCCTATGGCCGCGCCAGTCTCTGCTGGCGGGCCTGCCAGCGGTGGCGCCGGGGCAATTGCTGGTCCTGTTCCGCGAGATCGCCATCCAGCTCATGTTGGCTGCGCTGGCTGTGTTCGCGATCATCGCGCTGGCCGATTACATCTTCCAGCGCCAGCAATTCTATGACCGCAACAAGATGAGCCGGCGCGAGATCCGGGACGAGTTCAAGGAGTCCGAGGGCGATCCCATGGTGCGCGCGCGCCTGCGCCAGATACGTCAGGAGCGGGCCCGGAAGCGGATGATGGCCGCTGTGCCGGACGCTGCGGTCGTAATTACAAACCCGACCCACTATGCCGTGGCGCTGAAATACGAGCAGGGCATAACGGCGGCGCCGGTTTGCGTGGCCAAGGGTGTGGAAGCGGTGGCGCTGAAAATCCGCGAGATCGCCGAGGAGCATGGCGTCCCTATCGTGGAGGATCCGCCGCTGGCGCGCGCCCTGCACGCCAGCGTGGATCTTGACGAGGTCATCCCGCCGGAACACTTCGCGGCGGTCGCCAAGGTGATCGGCTATGTGCTCTCGCTCAAAAAGCGGCGCTAG